In Lysobacter luteus, a single window of DNA contains:
- the phhA gene encoding phenylalanine 4-monooxygenase, with amino-acid sequence MESPKRVEHQLTDKGYVPVYTTSVVEQPWDTYTDTDHQVWAQLFERQKAVLPGRASDEFLSALAAMEMTPDRIPKFDDLNPILRAATGWELVGVEGLLPELTFFDHLANRRFPVTWWIRKPDQMDYLSEPDLFHDLFGHVPLLMNPVFADYMEAYGRGGVKAHGIGEDALVNLTRLYWYTVEFGLIRQKDGLRIYGSGIVSSKGESIHCLESDAPNRIGFDLERIMRTRYRIDTYQKTYFVIDSFEQLMDATGPDFAPIYERLARLESVPAGDVLDGDRVYNRGTGEGWLNDGDV; translated from the coding sequence ATGGAATCGCCCAAGCGCGTCGAACACCAGCTCACCGACAAGGGCTACGTGCCCGTCTACACCACGTCCGTGGTCGAGCAGCCGTGGGACACCTACACCGATACCGACCACCAGGTCTGGGCGCAGCTGTTCGAGCGCCAGAAGGCGGTGTTGCCCGGTCGCGCCAGCGACGAGTTCCTGTCCGCGCTGGCGGCGATGGAAATGACGCCCGACCGGATCCCGAAGTTCGATGACCTCAACCCGATCCTGCGCGCGGCCACCGGCTGGGAGCTGGTGGGCGTGGAAGGCCTGTTGCCCGAGCTCACGTTCTTCGACCACCTGGCCAACCGCCGCTTCCCGGTGACGTGGTGGATCCGCAAGCCGGACCAGATGGACTACCTGTCCGAGCCGGACCTGTTCCACGACCTGTTCGGCCACGTGCCGCTGCTCATGAACCCGGTGTTCGCCGACTACATGGAAGCGTACGGCCGTGGCGGGGTGAAGGCGCACGGCATCGGCGAAGACGCGCTGGTCAACCTGACCCGGCTGTACTGGTACACCGTCGAGTTCGGGCTTATCCGGCAGAAGGACGGCCTGCGGATCTACGGCAGCGGCATCGTGAGCTCCAAGGGCGAGTCGATCCACTGCCTGGAGAGCGATGCGCCGAACCGGATCGGCTTCGACCTGGAACGGATCATGCGCACGCGCTACCGCATCGACACCTACCAGAAGACCTACTTCGTGATCGACAGCTTCGAGCAGCTGATGGACGCGACCGGTCCGGACTTCGCGCCGATCTACGAGCGGCTGGCCCGGCTCGAGTCGGTGCCCGCCGGCGACGTGCTCGACGGCGACCGCGTCTACAACCGCGGCACCGGCGAAGGCTGGCTCAACGACGGCGACGTCTGA
- a CDS encoding TIGR00266 family protein: MERWYFSAGSNSPRIGPLDDNAARAHAQQHPEDYCWREGFTDWRPVGDVAELESPRGAGGPPGMPPMPSTGSGRGRDDEIDFRIVGADMQFVEVELDPGESAIAEAGSLMYKDAAVRMDTVFGDGRGAGQGGGFMDKLMSAGKRVVTGESLFTTVFTHEGSGKGKVAFAAPYPGTVMAMKLSDHGGRLVCQKDSFLAGARGVQVGIHFQRKILTGLFGGEGFIMQKLEGDGWVFVHAGGTVVEYDLKPGERLDVDTGCVMAFHAGVDMDVRPVGGIKSMLFGGEGVFLASLTGPGKVWLQSLPFSRMAGRMLAAAPGGGGKDRGEGSVLGGLGRMLDGDGF; this comes from the coding sequence AGCCCGCGCATCGGCCCGCTCGACGACAACGCCGCGCGCGCCCACGCCCAGCAGCATCCCGAGGATTACTGCTGGCGCGAAGGTTTCACCGACTGGCGCCCGGTCGGCGACGTCGCCGAACTCGAGTCGCCGCGCGGCGCCGGGGGCCCGCCCGGCATGCCGCCAATGCCGTCGACCGGCTCCGGCCGCGGCCGCGACGACGAGATCGATTTCCGCATCGTCGGCGCCGACATGCAGTTCGTCGAGGTCGAGCTCGACCCCGGCGAGAGCGCCATCGCCGAGGCCGGCTCGCTGATGTACAAGGACGCCGCGGTGCGGATGGACACGGTGTTCGGCGACGGCCGCGGCGCGGGCCAGGGCGGCGGCTTCATGGATAAGCTGATGTCGGCCGGCAAGCGCGTGGTCACCGGCGAGAGCCTGTTCACCACGGTGTTCACCCACGAAGGATCGGGGAAGGGCAAGGTCGCGTTCGCCGCGCCCTACCCCGGCACGGTGATGGCGATGAAGCTGTCCGACCACGGTGGCCGCCTGGTCTGCCAGAAGGACAGCTTCCTGGCCGGCGCGCGCGGCGTGCAGGTCGGCATCCACTTCCAGCGCAAGATCCTCACCGGCCTGTTCGGTGGCGAGGGCTTCATCATGCAGAAGCTCGAGGGCGATGGCTGGGTGTTCGTGCATGCCGGCGGCACCGTGGTCGAGTACGACCTCAAGCCCGGCGAGCGGCTCGACGTCGACACCGGCTGCGTGATGGCGTTCCACGCGGGGGTCGACATGGACGTGCGGCCTGTCGGCGGCATCAAGAGCATGCTGTTCGGCGGCGAGGGCGTGTTCCTGGCTTCGCTGACCGGGCCGGGCAAGGTCTGGCTGCAGTCACTGCCGTTCTCGCGCATGGCCGGCCGGATGCTGGCCGCCGCGCCGGGCGGTGGCGGCAAGGACCGCGGCGAGGGTTCTGTGCTTGGCGGACTTGGCCGGATGCTCGACGGCGACGGCTTCTAG
- a CDS encoding Lrp/AsnC family transcriptional regulator, which translates to MPAVTLDRTDVLLLDQLQRAGRQTNAELAERVNLSPSACLRRVQRLERDGVIAGYRAEVDPERLGLGLQAFVRVQLNHHDSAAIAAFSDFVTTWDEVVACHALTGDMDYLLHVVVRDLEHFSRFLLDRLLNQAGVDDVNSSFVLRTVKAFRGLPLPR; encoded by the coding sequence ATGCCTGCCGTCACCCTCGACCGTACCGACGTGCTGTTGCTCGACCAGCTGCAGCGCGCGGGTCGCCAGACCAACGCCGAGCTGGCCGAACGGGTCAACCTGTCGCCGTCGGCTTGCCTGCGCCGGGTGCAGCGTCTGGAGCGCGACGGAGTGATTGCGGGCTACCGCGCGGAGGTTGACCCCGAACGGCTGGGACTGGGCCTGCAGGCCTTCGTCCGGGTCCAGCTCAACCACCACGACAGCGCCGCGATCGCCGCGTTCAGCGATTTCGTCACCACCTGGGACGAGGTGGTCGCCTGCCACGCACTGACCGGCGACATGGATTACCTGCTGCACGTGGTGGTGCGCGACCTGGAGCATTTCTCGCGGTTCCTGCTGGACAGGCTGCTCAACCAGGCCGGCGTCGACGACGTGAATTCCAGCTTCGTGCTACGCACGGTGAAGGCTTTTCGCGGCTTGCCGCTGCCCCGCTGA
- a CDS encoding DUF2306 domain-containing protein — translation MAGYSVFVALHIAGGAVALAAFWSAALLRKGSPAHRLVGRGYLLAMLAVIASGVPLTAQRLIDGHPVGATFLAYLLLLVSTSVWLSWRAIRDRQDPSAYLGRVYGVLAYANPLAGLAVLALGIDRGQPLLTGFSLVGVMVGVDMLRRRRVIPTQPRWWLEEHYSAMVANGAATHIAFLAIGLPRLLPVLQGQGWYYAGWFAPVLLAIVAKAWLNRRFRLPAGGTAQTSPSLSQPSPVPRL, via the coding sequence ATGGCCGGATACTCCGTTTTCGTCGCGTTGCACATAGCCGGTGGTGCGGTCGCGCTGGCCGCCTTCTGGAGCGCAGCCCTGCTGCGCAAGGGCAGCCCCGCCCACCGGCTCGTCGGTCGCGGCTACCTGCTGGCGATGCTGGCGGTGATCGCCAGCGGCGTGCCGTTGACCGCGCAGCGACTGATCGACGGGCATCCGGTCGGCGCCACCTTCCTCGCCTACCTGTTGCTGCTGGTCAGCACTTCGGTCTGGCTGTCCTGGCGCGCGATACGCGACCGTCAGGACCCGTCGGCCTACCTCGGCCGCGTGTACGGAGTGCTTGCATACGCCAACCCGCTGGCGGGATTGGCCGTGCTCGCACTCGGCATCGACCGCGGGCAGCCGTTGCTGACCGGCTTCTCGCTGGTCGGCGTGATGGTCGGTGTCGACATGCTGCGGCGCCGCCGGGTCATCCCGACGCAGCCGCGCTGGTGGCTGGAGGAGCACTACTCGGCAATGGTCGCCAACGGCGCCGCCACCCACATCGCGTTCCTGGCGATCGGCCTGCCCCGATTGCTGCCGGTGCTGCAGGGGCAGGGGTGGTACTACGCCGGCTGGTTCGCCCCGGTGCTGCTGGCCATCGTCGCCAAGGCCTGGTTGAACCGTCGTTTCCGCCTGCCGGCCGGCGGCACGGCTCAGACGTCGCCGTCGTTGAGCCAGCCTTCGCCGGTGCCGCGGTTGTAG
- a CDS encoding GGDEF domain-containing protein codes for MLIQRLKADFRLTLMTVFGALTVVGITPFVVFRLLNNQPIAAVADVGIQLGITAIVLYAWRGDRMDRAGLLAAVFCSGGCVAMAHLTGLTGTLWLYPVLLSNFLLAARRPAVLISAGAIAVLVLSGPFEPVEAVTFGVTAAMVSLFAYFFSYRTEAQRRQLEGVAARDPLTGALNRRGLDRELERAIQAAARDGLPVGLAVLDLDHFKEVNDAFGHEAGDAVLLTFADLVRRLTRRDDRLFRLGGDEFALLLPGADDEALLRVAQTVRQAMQMHGHEAGRGVTVSIGATTLRVGESGRDWMHRADTAMYDAKRAGNNRVVVARAAGRPADAPSPA; via the coding sequence ATGCTCATCCAACGGCTCAAGGCCGACTTCCGCCTCACCCTGATGACCGTGTTCGGCGCGCTGACGGTGGTCGGCATCACGCCGTTCGTGGTCTTCCGCCTGCTCAACAACCAGCCGATTGCCGCCGTGGCGGACGTCGGGATCCAACTGGGCATCACCGCGATCGTGCTCTACGCCTGGCGCGGCGACCGGATGGACCGCGCCGGGCTGCTGGCCGCCGTGTTCTGTTCGGGGGGATGCGTGGCAATGGCCCATCTCACCGGCCTGACCGGAACGCTGTGGCTGTACCCGGTCCTGCTGTCCAATTTCCTGTTGGCCGCGCGCCGCCCGGCGGTGCTGATCTCCGCGGGCGCGATCGCGGTGCTGGTGCTCTCAGGCCCCTTCGAACCGGTCGAGGCCGTCACCTTTGGCGTCACCGCGGCGATGGTGAGCCTGTTCGCGTACTTCTTCTCGTACCGCACCGAGGCGCAGCGCCGGCAGCTGGAAGGCGTCGCCGCGCGCGATCCGCTGACCGGCGCGCTCAACCGCCGCGGCCTTGACCGCGAACTCGAGCGTGCAATCCAGGCCGCTGCACGCGACGGCCTGCCGGTGGGGCTGGCGGTGCTCGACCTGGACCACTTCAAGGAGGTCAACGATGCGTTCGGCCATGAGGCCGGTGACGCGGTCCTGCTGACTTTCGCCGACCTGGTGCGGCGCCTGACCCGGCGCGACGACCGCCTCTTCCGCCTGGGTGGCGACGAGTTCGCCCTGCTGCTGCCCGGTGCCGATGACGAGGCCCTGCTGCGTGTCGCCCAGACCGTGCGGCAGGCCATGCAGATGCACGGGCACGAAGCCGGTCGCGGGGTCACCGTATCGATCGGCGCAACCACCCTGCGGGTGGGCGAGTCGGGCCGGGACTGGATGCACCGGGCCGACACCGCCATGTACGACGCCAAACGGGCCGGCAACAACCGGGTGGTGGTTGCCCGCGCCGCAGGTCGCCCGGCCGACGCCCCGAGCCCGGCCTAG